A single window of Flavobacterium aestivum DNA harbors:
- the deoC gene encoding deoxyribose-phosphate aldolase — MNIKTYLDSTYLKTAEQAGLSESENEIVVKGFIQEAIDEDFKLIMIRPNMVALARKIISNANSRVQVGTVIDFPDGKSSIEAKLNEAIQCIQNGADELDFVCNYEAFIRGDETLVKEEILKGTQLGLEHNKIVKWIIEVAALDDLQIAKLSALIKNVVIANFKEEAYEAVFVKSSTGFYKTVNNLPNGATVSSIKIMLENASPLPVKAAGGVRTYDEAVRMIQLGVKRIGTSGAKAIANGQASSSQY, encoded by the coding sequence ATGAACATTAAAACTTATCTAGATTCAACATACTTGAAAACGGCTGAACAAGCTGGATTAAGTGAAAGTGAAAATGAAATTGTAGTAAAAGGTTTTATACAAGAAGCTATAGATGAGGATTTCAAATTGATAATGATACGTCCTAACATGGTAGCTTTGGCAAGAAAGATAATTTCTAATGCTAATTCGAGAGTTCAAGTAGGAACTGTAATAGATTTTCCTGATGGTAAATCCTCTATAGAGGCGAAACTAAACGAAGCAATTCAGTGTATACAAAACGGTGCTGATGAACTGGATTTTGTATGCAATTATGAAGCTTTCATTAGAGGAGATGAAACACTGGTCAAAGAAGAAATTCTAAAAGGAACCCAATTGGGTTTAGAACACAATAAAATAGTAAAATGGATCATTGAAGTGGCTGCACTTGATGATTTGCAAATTGCAAAACTATCAGCACTAATTAAGAATGTTGTAATAGCTAATTTTAAAGAAGAAGCATATGAGGCAGTTTTTGTAAAATCATCAACAGGTTTTTATAAAACTGTAAATAATTTACCTAACGGAGCCACAGTTTCTTCTATAAAAATAATGCTTGAAAATGCATCACCACTCCCGGTAAAAGCAGCAGGAGGAGTGAGAACATATGATGAAGCAGTAAGAATGATTCAACTTGGTGTAAAGCGCATTGGAACTTCTGGGGCCAAGGCTATTGCTAACGGACAAGCATCCTCTTCTCAATATTGA
- a CDS encoding VanZ family protein → MPKFLLFVIALFWTGIVAYFCLVESSEIPTIDIPNLDKCIHTFFHFVFTLVWFLYLRKQLQYSNVIRPLFYSFLFSLIFGIIIEFLQQLCTTTRSADFFDFIANAIGALLALFTVVLCNRFNILNNVFKN, encoded by the coding sequence GTGCCTAAATTTCTATTATTTGTAATAGCTTTGTTTTGGACAGGAATTGTAGCTTATTTTTGCTTAGTTGAATCAAGTGAAATTCCTACTATAGATATCCCAAATTTGGATAAATGTATTCACACTTTTTTTCATTTTGTATTTACATTAGTTTGGTTTTTATATCTAAGAAAGCAATTGCAATACAGTAATGTCATTAGACCGTTGTTTTATTCTTTTTTATTTTCTTTAATTTTTGGGATAATAATAGAGTTTTTGCAGCAGTTATGTACAACAACAAGATCAGCTGATTTTTTTGATTTTATAGCAAATGCAATTGGAGCGCTATTAGCTCTTTTTACGGTTGTACTTTGTAATCGATTTAATATACTGAACAACGTTTTCAAAAATTAA
- the sprA gene encoding cell surface protein SprA, which translates to MHKIYVFLLVVFCGFVSRAQVQQVVQDTVKKGYDVGEVQIKNPQSILSAYTYDPVTDTYVYTNSVDGFNINYPIVLTPAEYEKLMLKESMSDYFKKKVDAIDGKKEGSEAAKKDLLPRYYIKSGLFETIFGSNTIDVKPTGSIEIDLGLLYTKQDNPAFSTRNRSNTSFDFNQRISMSLMGKIGTRLQVNANFDTQSTFAFQNLFKLEYTPAEDDIVRKIEVGNVSMPLNSTLIVGAQSLFGVKTELQFGKTTITGVFSEQKSQAKKVVAQGGGTIQEFEMYGADYDNDRHYFLSQYFRDRYDSSMKSYPFIDSRVQISRLEVWITNKQNRVNATSNNLRNIIALQDLGESQISGLPDGDVVVLNPPTGMFTSPPNSPSDNANNLYNPALIATSGGLLNPNIREIVTANSGFNTTVSEGQDYSKLENARKLLPNEYTFNPQLGYISLQQRLGNDEILAVAYQYSIGDKVYQVGEFGNDGVDATVVTGNQPSNQSVITQTLILKMLKSSLTNVTNPVWNLMMKNIYQIQGGYQLVQDDFRFNILYKNPSLLNYISPVDGSPFPPNPTPENTVENTTLLKVLNLDRLNFNNDPQAGGDGFFDFVPGLTVDTQNGRLIFTTKEPFGELMFNKLKNPNSSEDYRDVNTYNPNQKKYVNSVMYRNTQAVASQNPELNKFLLRGRYKSTGGDGIPIGAYNVPLGSVKVTAAGRVLVEGIDYSVNYQLGRVQILDPSLQASNTPIEISLENNSTFGQQTRRFMGINVDHLINEKFMVGGTFLNMNEKPFTQKSSYGQESVNNSIVGLHGNFSSPVPFFTRLVNKLPNVDTDVPSNISVSGEIAYLMPNASKGDQFDGQSTIYVDDFESSQSSIDLRSAYAWSLASTPENNPKSKYNFNGNLEGLDYGFKRSKLSWYSIDPVFYTSKPSGISNDDLSLNSTRRVYSEELYPLTDIVQGQSLVVNTLDLSYYPSDRGPYNNNSSVGSTPGENFGGIMRSLSSTNFEQSNIEYIQFWVMDPYVGEGSVPKTNLGKIYFNLGEISEDVLKDGRKLYENGLGPNQVLVNPPPVWGNAPASQSLIYAFDNNEGNRTAQDIGLDGLPSASEGNVYTNYASEPDPAGDDYIYYLNTSGGVIDRYKNYNGVDGNSAVNINSANRGSSTVPDVEDINRDNTMNTINAYYEYSIDMKPDMTVGQNFIADIRNTQVKLANGNLTESRWIQFKIPVKQYENKIGNISDFNSIRFMRMFLTNFTDKVTLRFGALDLVRGEWRLYDKELTSNGTTDPNQLTTFGTAAVNIEENSNRCPINYISPPGVAREKLYNNNTVINQDEQSLSMKVSGKGFEPFHGRGAYKSFNVDMRQYKNVKMFLHAESLPGETELQDNQMVAFIRFGSDYSDDFYQVEIPLKVTLPGSKIGSACTPLSREAVWPTENEIDLSLSLLTKLKLQSLKIDPTTLPPDGIYYQTEGELNPDLAGKTNMLRLGIKGNPNMGLVRSIMMGIKSNEAHQDIKGEVWFDELRLADMDNKGGMAALLNVDTNFADLGTVSFTGNMKNFGFGGLEQGPNERSREDLQQYNIITNINLGKLLPKKWRLNLPFNYSIGESVITPEYDPFYEDVKLDQVLDEADSDEDRKNKLSQAIDYTKRKSINLIGVRKERGLEQKPRVYDPENFTFSQYYNEVERHDFEVEKNLDQQARTAVDYAFNFQPKEVEPFKKTKFMKKSSYWKFLSDINFNYLPSNITFNTNVVRQSNVQQFRQVEDIGIGFDPLYRRNFGFNYQYGFNFNLTKSLKINYTASSRNIVKNYLNEDDVPLENFTIWDRYLDTGTANNHTQQFVLNYDIPLYKIPVLSFVKSSFSYTGDYSWQRASTALTNVEIGGSTYDLGNTVQNAQSINLNGTFNMETLYKYIGISKDSKKTNVPKAAPPKPGEKVAKTDVSKNINRNMFMNGVYGVLTSVKNIQLSFTENKGTVLPGFLPGVGFFGSQKPTLGFIFGSQNDVRYEAAKNGWLTDYKEFNQNFTQINSQNFKGSVNVELTPDFKIDFLADRSYSENFSEQYDVQDGVYNPRSPYSFGVFSISTVLIKTSFSTSDENRSSAFDEFKNNRLTIANRLAVQRGIDINDPANIGPDGFPKGYNASNQAVLLPSFLAAYTGSNAGGVSLDIFRNFPIPNWAIKYNGLMRYNFFKKRFKRFSLQQNYRASYTVNSFRSNFNYVKDPNGVDESGNYFNPTIMSNVTLVEQFNPLLRVDFEFKNSFKLLTQINKDRALSMSFDNNLLTEVHGLEYVVGLGYRIKDVVFSSRLADNPTGVIKSDINIKADLTLRDNQTIVRYLDYVNNQLAAGQNIWTLNLTADYSLSKNLTVIFYYNHSFSKPVVSTSFPLTNIRSGFTLRYTFGN; encoded by the coding sequence ATGCATAAAATTTATGTTTTTTTGCTGGTCGTATTTTGCGGTTTTGTATCGCGGGCTCAGGTGCAACAAGTTGTTCAAGATACTGTTAAAAAAGGATACGATGTAGGTGAAGTTCAAATTAAAAATCCCCAAAGTATTCTTTCTGCTTATACATATGATCCAGTTACGGATACTTATGTCTATACCAATTCTGTTGATGGCTTTAATATCAATTACCCAATAGTTTTAACTCCAGCGGAGTATGAAAAATTAATGTTGAAAGAATCCATGAGTGATTATTTCAAGAAAAAAGTTGATGCGATTGATGGTAAAAAGGAGGGAAGTGAAGCCGCAAAAAAAGATTTGTTGCCCCGATATTATATTAAATCAGGTCTTTTTGAAACTATTTTTGGTAGTAACACAATAGATGTTAAACCTACCGGATCCATAGAAATTGACTTAGGATTATTGTATACCAAACAAGATAATCCAGCTTTCTCAACTAGAAATAGATCTAATACTTCTTTCGATTTTAATCAAAGAATTAGTATGAGCTTGATGGGGAAAATAGGAACCCGACTTCAAGTGAATGCTAATTTTGATACTCAATCTACTTTTGCATTTCAAAATTTATTCAAGTTAGAATACACACCTGCGGAGGATGATATTGTTCGTAAAATTGAAGTAGGTAACGTAAGTATGCCTTTGAATAGTACTTTGATTGTTGGTGCTCAAAGTTTATTTGGAGTGAAAACCGAGTTACAATTCGGGAAAACAACTATTACAGGAGTCTTTTCTGAACAGAAATCCCAAGCCAAAAAAGTGGTGGCACAAGGAGGAGGTACAATCCAGGAATTTGAAATGTATGGTGCTGATTATGATAATGACAGGCACTACTTTTTGTCTCAATATTTTAGAGACAGATACGATAGTTCGATGAAAAGTTACCCTTTTATTGATAGTAGGGTTCAGATTTCAAGGTTGGAGGTTTGGATAACAAATAAGCAAAATCGTGTCAATGCAACCAGTAATAATTTAAGAAATATAATTGCTCTTCAGGATTTGGGAGAATCCCAAATATCTGGTTTGCCGGATGGAGATGTAGTAGTGCTAAATCCGCCAACGGGTATGTTTACAAGCCCTCCAAACTCTCCTTCAGATAATGCAAATAACCTTTATAATCCTGCATTAATCGCTACAAGCGGAGGTTTGCTAAATCCTAATATTAGAGAAATTGTTACTGCAAATTCTGGGTTTAATACCACAGTTAGTGAAGGGCAAGATTATTCTAAATTAGAAAATGCAAGGAAGTTATTGCCTAATGAATATACTTTTAATCCGCAATTGGGATATATATCATTACAACAACGATTAGGGAATGATGAAATATTAGCTGTAGCATACCAATATTCAATTGGAGACAAAGTATATCAAGTTGGGGAATTTGGTAATGATGGGGTCGATGCTACTGTGGTTACAGGTAATCAACCGTCAAATCAAAGTGTTATCACTCAAACTTTGATATTGAAAATGTTAAAAAGTAGCTTGACAAACGTTACGAATCCAGTTTGGAATTTGATGATGAAGAATATTTATCAAATTCAAGGAGGGTATCAATTAGTTCAGGATGATTTTAGGTTTAATATTCTATATAAAAACCCATCTCTATTAAACTACATTTCTCCAGTAGATGGAAGTCCGTTTCCGCCAAATCCAACTCCAGAAAATACGGTAGAAAATACAACATTATTAAAAGTGTTAAATCTAGATAGATTGAATTTTAATAATGATCCTCAAGCAGGAGGTGATGGATTTTTCGATTTTGTCCCGGGATTAACAGTAGATACCCAAAATGGTAGATTGATATTTACTACTAAAGAACCTTTTGGGGAATTGATGTTTAATAAATTAAAAAATCCAAATTCTTCGGAAGATTATAGGGATGTGAATACTTATAACCCTAATCAGAAAAAATATGTGAACTCTGTTATGTATAGAAATACACAAGCAGTAGCTTCACAAAATCCGGAATTGAATAAGTTCTTATTACGAGGGCGATACAAATCTACAGGGGGAGACGGAATTCCGATTGGGGCTTACAATGTGCCTCTTGGATCTGTTAAAGTTACCGCAGCCGGAAGGGTATTAGTTGAGGGTATAGATTATAGTGTCAATTATCAATTGGGTAGAGTTCAAATTTTGGACCCATCTCTTCAAGCGTCTAATACTCCAATAGAAATTTCCTTAGAAAACAATTCTACTTTCGGTCAGCAGACAAGAAGGTTTATGGGGATAAATGTAGACCACTTGATAAATGAAAAATTTATGGTGGGAGGGACTTTTTTAAATATGAATGAAAAACCCTTTACCCAAAAATCAAGCTATGGTCAAGAATCCGTAAATAATAGTATTGTGGGGTTACACGGAAATTTTTCGTCACCTGTTCCCTTTTTTACACGCTTAGTCAATAAGCTACCAAACGTAGATACAGATGTGCCTTCTAATATTTCAGTAAGTGGAGAGATTGCTTACCTAATGCCTAATGCATCAAAAGGAGATCAGTTTGATGGTCAATCTACTATATATGTGGATGATTTTGAAAGTTCACAATCATCTATAGATCTGCGTTCTGCCTATGCTTGGAGTTTGGCTTCTACTCCAGAGAATAATCCTAAAAGTAAATACAACTTTAATGGAAATTTAGAAGGGTTGGATTATGGCTTTAAAAGATCAAAATTATCTTGGTATTCAATTGACCCCGTTTTTTATACATCAAAACCATCGGGAATATCAAATGATGACTTATCATTAAACAGTACAAGAAGAGTATATAGTGAAGAACTATATCCTTTGACAGATATTGTGCAAGGGCAATCCTTGGTGGTTAATACTTTGGATTTGAGTTATTATCCATCAGATAGAGGACCTTACAATAATAACTCAAGTGTAGGAAGTACCCCTGGAGAAAATTTTGGAGGAATTATGAGATCGTTAAGTTCAACTAATTTTGAACAAAGTAACATAGAGTATATTCAGTTTTGGGTAATGGATCCTTATGTTGGGGAAGGTAGTGTGCCTAAAACCAACTTAGGAAAAATTTATTTTAACCTTGGAGAAATCTCTGAAGATGTTCTGAAAGACGGGAGAAAATTATATGAAAACGGACTTGGACCAAATCAAGTTCTGGTAAATCCACCACCAGTTTGGGGTAATGCACCAGCTTCACAGTCTTTGATTTATGCATTTGATAACAATGAAGGAAATAGAACAGCTCAAGATATAGGTTTAGATGGACTTCCATCAGCTAGTGAAGGAAATGTATATACTAATTATGCTTCTGAACCTGATCCAGCAGGTGATGATTATATCTATTATTTAAATACATCAGGAGGTGTAATTGATAGATATAAAAATTACAATGGGGTTGATGGGAATTCAGCAGTTAATATAAATTCTGCTAATAGAGGATCATCTACGGTTCCGGATGTTGAAGATATCAATAGGGATAATACCATGAATACTATCAATGCCTATTATGAGTATAGCATTGATATGAAACCTGATATGACAGTTGGGCAAAATTTTATTGCAGATATTAGAAATACACAAGTGAAACTGGCAAATGGTAATTTGACAGAATCTAGATGGATTCAGTTTAAAATACCAGTAAAGCAATACGAAAATAAAATTGGTAATATTTCCGATTTTAATTCGATTCGATTCATGCGTATGTTTTTGACTAATTTTACAGATAAAGTAACATTGCGTTTTGGAGCCTTGGACTTAGTAAGAGGTGAGTGGAGACTTTATGATAAAGAATTAACTTCTAATGGGACTACAGATCCAAATCAGTTAACGACTTTTGGGACAGCTGCAGTAAATATTGAAGAGAACTCTAATAGATGTCCAATAAATTATATAAGCCCACCCGGTGTTGCAAGGGAGAAATTGTATAACAACAATACTGTAATCAATCAAGATGAACAGTCATTGTCAATGAAAGTTTCAGGGAAAGGATTTGAGCCTTTTCATGGAAGAGGAGCCTACAAGAGTTTTAATGTTGATATGCGTCAATATAAAAACGTAAAAATGTTTCTTCACGCTGAATCATTACCTGGTGAAACCGAATTACAAGATAATCAAATGGTTGCTTTTATTCGCTTTGGTAGTGATTATTCAGATGATTTTTATCAAGTTGAAATTCCTTTAAAAGTAACATTACCTGGTTCTAAAATAGGATCGGCTTGTACTCCTTTAAGTAGAGAAGCAGTTTGGCCTACTGAAAATGAAATTGATCTTTCGTTAAGTTTATTAACGAAGTTAAAATTACAATCGTTAAAAATCGATCCGACTACTTTGCCTCCGGATGGAATTTATTACCAGACAGAAGGAGAATTGAACCCTGATTTGGCAGGTAAAACCAATATGTTGCGATTGGGTATAAAAGGAAATCCTAATATGGGATTGGTTAGAAGTATTATGATGGGTATAAAAAGTAATGAAGCTCATCAAGATATTAAAGGAGAGGTGTGGTTTGATGAACTTCGTTTAGCCGATATGGACAATAAAGGTGGTATGGCAGCTTTATTGAATGTTGATACCAATTTTGCCGATTTAGGAACGGTATCTTTTACCGGAAACATGAAGAATTTTGGTTTTGGAGGTTTAGAACAAGGACCTAATGAAAGAAGTAGAGAAGATTTACAGCAGTATAATATTATCACTAATATCAATCTAGGTAAACTTTTGCCTAAAAAATGGAGGCTTAATTTGCCGTTTAATTATTCTATTGGAGAATCTGTTATTACTCCGGAATATGATCCTTTTTATGAGGACGTTAAGCTGGATCAAGTGTTAGATGAAGCTGATAGTGATGAGGATAGGAAAAATAAATTATCACAAGCTATAGATTATACAAAGCGTAAAAGTATTAACTTAATTGGTGTAAGGAAAGAAAGAGGTCTGGAGCAAAAGCCAAGGGTATATGATCCTGAAAATTTTACTTTTTCACAGTATTATAACGAAGTAGAGCGTCATGATTTTGAAGTTGAGAAAAACTTAGATCAACAAGCTAGAACAGCTGTAGACTATGCCTTTAATTTTCAGCCAAAAGAAGTTGAACCTTTCAAGAAAACGAAGTTCATGAAAAAAAGTTCCTACTGGAAGTTTTTAAGTGATATTAATTTTAATTATTTGCCTTCTAACATTACATTTAATACCAATGTTGTGAGGCAAAGTAATGTGCAACAATTTAGACAAGTTGAGGATATAGGAATTGGATTTGATCCCTTGTATAGAAGGAATTTTGGATTTAACTATCAATATGGATTTAATTTTAATCTGACAAAATCATTAAAAATAAATTATACGGCTTCATCAAGAAATATTGTAAAAAATTACTTGAATGAGGATGATGTGCCTTTAGAAAATTTCACTATTTGGGATAGGTATTTAGATACTGGAACTGCTAATAATCATACGCAACAGTTTGTCTTAAATTATGATATTCCATTGTATAAAATTCCAGTATTAAGTTTTGTTAAGTCTAGTTTTTCCTATACTGGAGATTATAGTTGGCAGCGTGCTTCTACTGCATTGACAAATGTTGAAATTGGAGGCAGTACATACGATTTGGGGAATACGGTTCAGAATGCACAATCAATCAATCTGAACGGAACTTTTAATATGGAAACTTTGTATAAATATATTGGGATATCTAAAGACTCCAAAAAGACAAATGTTCCTAAAGCGGCTCCGCCAAAACCTGGTGAAAAAGTAGCTAAAACTGATGTGTCAAAAAACATAAACAGAAATATGTTTATGAATGGAGTGTATGGGGTTTTAACTAGTGTAAAGAATATACAGCTTAGTTTTACCGAAAACAAAGGGACTGTCCTACCCGGTTTTCTTCCGGGTGTTGGTTTCTTTGGTTCACAAAAACCTACATTAGGATTTATTTTTGGTAGCCAAAATGATGTGAGATATGAAGCTGCTAAAAATGGTTGGTTGACCGACTATAAAGAGTTTAATCAAAATTTCACTCAGATAAACAGTCAAAATTTTAAAGGATCTGTGAATGTTGAGTTGACTCCTGATTTTAAAATAGATTTCTTAGCAGATCGTTCATATTCAGAAAATTTTTCAGAACAATATGATGTTCAGGATGGAGTATATAATCCAAGATCACCTTACAGTTTTGGTGTTTTCTCAATCTCAACGGTATTAATCAAAACCTCTTTTTCTACCAGTGATGAAAATAGATCAAGTGCTTTTGATGAGTTCAAGAACAATAGGTTAACAATTGCTAATCGATTAGCAGTTCAAAGAGGAATTGATATAAATGATCCTGCGAATATTGGTCCGGATGGTTTCCCAAAAGGATATAATGCTTCAAATCAAGCGGTATTGTTGCCATCGTTTTTGGCAGCTTATACAGGAAGTAATGCAGGTGGTGTTTCACTTGATATTTTTAGGAATTTCCCAATTCCTAACTGGGCTATTAAGTACAATGGGTTAATGCGCTATAACTTTTTTAAGAAAAGATTCAAACGCTTTTCTTTGCAACAAAATTATAGAGCTTCCTATACAGTGAATTCTTTTAGATCGAATTTTAACTATGTGAAAGATCCGAATGGAGTAGATGAAAGTGGTAATTATTTTAATCCAACAATAATGTCTAATGTAACATTAGTGGAGCAATTTAATCCGCTTTTGAGAGTTGATTTTGAGTTTAAAAATTCATTTAAGTTATTAACGCAAATCAATAAAGACAGGGCGTTGTCAATGAGTTTTGATAATAATTTATTGACGGAAGTTCATGGTTTGGAGTATGTTGTAGGTTTAGGATATCGAATAAAAGATGTTGTTTTTTCTTCTAGATTAGCAGATAATCCTACCGGAGTTATTAAAAGTGATATCAACATAAAAGCAGATTTGACTTTAAGAGACAATCAAACGATTGTTCGTTATTTAGATTATGTCAATAATCAACTGGCGGCTGGTCAAAATATTTGGACTTTGAATCTTACAGCAGATTATTCGTTAAGTAAAAATTTAACAGTTATATTCTATTATAATCATTCTTTTTCTAAACCAGTAGTTTCAACTTCGTTTCCACTAACAAATATTCGTTCTGGATTTACATTACGTTATACTTTTGGAAATTAA
- the gcvH gene encoding glycine cleavage system protein GcvH: MSIPANLKYTKDHEWVSIEGDIATVGITHFAQKELGDIVYVEVETLDQTLDKDEVFGTVEAVKTVSDLFLPLSGEIIAFNDALETNPESVNTDPYGAGWMIKIKIANLAEVEELLSSDSYKELIGA, from the coding sequence ATGAGCATACCAGCAAATTTAAAATACACAAAAGACCACGAATGGGTTAGTATAGAAGGTGATATTGCCACAGTGGGAATTACACATTTTGCACAAAAAGAGTTAGGTGATATTGTTTATGTTGAAGTAGAAACATTAGATCAAACTTTAGATAAAGATGAAGTTTTTGGAACTGTTGAAGCTGTAAAAACAGTTTCTGATTTATTCCTTCCTTTATCTGGAGAAATTATCGCTTTTAACGATGCTTTAGAAACAAATCCAGAAAGTGTAAACACTGATCCTTATGGAGCTGGATGGATGATTAAAATAAAAATAGCAAACTTGGCTGAAGTTGAGGAATTGCTTTCAAGTGATTCATACAAAGAACTTATTGGTGCCTAA